One genomic segment of Aquamicrobium lusatiense includes these proteins:
- a CDS encoding NAD(P)/FAD-dependent oxidoreductase — protein sequence MRKLDLRSGTPVWMSYRSRRPAESKLTGDVSTDVLIVGMGISAAMVADLLTEAGHDVVMIDRRGASLGSTPATTALIQYEVDTPLGELKEKIGADKALRAWRRARLAVGNLRERIAELGIDCHMVPRPTLYLAGNVLTGSALREEAEMRAAAGLSARYLTASQLRSGFGIDRAGAILSQGNLALDPVKLTGGLLLAAQRRGARLHAPEEAVKIVHRRDGVKVTTRSGHEISAQHVVLATGYELMDVVSDDRHQIISTWAIATRRQPKSKLWPGEALIWEASDPYLYMRTTHDGRVICGGEDAEFEDEDKRDALLKEKTQRISRKLGKLLPDLDPTPEFAWAGSFGNTSTGLPLIGPVPGKPRLFALMGYGGNGITFSRIGAELIRTSLAGAEDTDADIFAL from the coding sequence ATGCGCAAGCTCGACCTCAGAAGCGGCACCCCCGTGTGGATGTCCTACCGCAGCCGCAGACCGGCCGAGTCGAAACTGACCGGGGACGTCTCGACCGACGTGCTGATCGTCGGCATGGGCATTTCGGCCGCCATGGTGGCCGACCTGCTGACCGAGGCCGGTCATGATGTGGTGATGATCGACAGGCGCGGCGCCTCGCTCGGATCGACGCCGGCAACGACGGCGCTGATCCAGTATGAGGTCGACACGCCACTGGGTGAGCTGAAGGAAAAGATCGGCGCCGACAAGGCGCTGCGGGCATGGCGGCGCGCGCGGCTGGCTGTCGGCAATCTGCGCGAGCGCATTGCCGAGCTTGGCATCGATTGCCACATGGTGCCGCGTCCCACGCTCTACCTCGCCGGCAACGTGCTGACCGGCTCTGCCTTGCGCGAGGAAGCGGAAATGCGTGCCGCCGCCGGGCTTTCGGCGCGCTATCTAACGGCTTCACAACTCCGGTCCGGATTTGGCATCGACCGTGCGGGCGCGATCCTGTCGCAGGGCAATCTTGCGCTCGATCCGGTCAAGCTGACCGGCGGCCTGCTTCTGGCCGCGCAACGGCGCGGCGCGCGCCTTCATGCGCCGGAGGAAGCGGTGAAGATCGTGCACAGGCGTGATGGCGTGAAGGTCACGACGCGCTCGGGCCATGAAATCTCCGCACAGCATGTGGTGCTGGCCACCGGCTATGAGCTGATGGACGTCGTCAGCGATGACCGTCACCAGATCATTTCCACCTGGGCGATCGCCACCAGACGCCAGCCGAAGTCGAAATTGTGGCCGGGCGAAGCGCTGATCTGGGAGGCTTCCGATCCCTATCTCTACATGCGCACCACCCATGACGGGCGCGTCATTTGCGGTGGCGAGGATGCGGAATTCGAGGATGAGGACAAGCGCGACGCGCTTTTGAAGGAGAAGACGCAGCGCATTTCCCGAAAGCTTGGAAAGCTGCTTCCCGACCTCGATCCGACGCCGGAATTCGCATGGGCGGGCAGCTTCGGCAACACTTCGACCGGCCTGCCGCTGATCGGCCCGGTTCCCGGCAAGCCGCGCCTGTTTGCCCTGATGGGTTATGGCGGCAACGGTATCACCTTCTCCCGCATCGGCGCCGAACTGATCCGCACCAGCCTCGCCGGGGCTGAGGATACCGATGCGGATATTTTTGCCCTGTGA
- a CDS encoding alpha/beta fold hydrolase, giving the protein MSFEPVTGRYVNVTVAGRAQRIYVEMAGEGRPVLCLHTAGADTRQWRHVLNDAELAAGHSFFAFDMPWHGKSLPPHGFETEEYLLTTETYIETVLAVADALSLEKPILAGCSMGGRIALQIAALHPERFSGFIAIEASDFQPAWYDIDWFHRPDAHGGEMGAALVSTNISPHAPAADRWATLWMFMQSGPGVFRGDLSFYTKDDSLIGRLAMIDTSRTPVHLLVGAYDLTCTPDDAKRTANAIPGATLTVMPELGHFPMSEHTQAFRPYFMDALKRIG; this is encoded by the coding sequence ATGAGTTTCGAGCCAGTCACTGGACGCTATGTAAACGTCACCGTCGCCGGGCGCGCGCAGCGCATCTATGTCGAGATGGCCGGCGAAGGCCGTCCGGTCCTGTGCCTCCACACGGCGGGTGCCGACACGCGCCAGTGGCGGCATGTCCTCAACGATGCGGAGCTTGCCGCCGGGCACAGCTTCTTCGCCTTCGACATGCCGTGGCACGGCAAATCCCTGCCGCCGCACGGCTTCGAGACCGAGGAATATCTGCTCACCACAGAAACCTATATCGAGACGGTTCTGGCGGTTGCGGATGCGCTTTCGCTGGAGAAACCCATTCTCGCCGGCTGCTCTATGGGCGGGCGCATCGCGCTCCAGATCGCTGCACTGCATCCCGAACGCTTTTCGGGCTTCATCGCCATCGAAGCCTCGGATTTCCAGCCGGCCTGGTACGACATCGACTGGTTCCACCGGCCCGACGCCCATGGCGGGGAGATGGGGGCAGCTCTCGTCTCGACCAACATTTCACCCCACGCGCCGGCGGCGGACCGCTGGGCGACGCTGTGGATGTTCATGCAATCCGGCCCCGGCGTGTTCCGTGGCGATCTCTCCTTCTACACGAAGGATGACAGCCTGATCGGGCGGCTGGCCATGATCGACACCAGCCGAACACCGGTGCATCTGCTGGTGGGCGCCTATGACCTGACCTGTACGCCCGACGATGCGAAACGCACCGCCAATGCCATTCCCGGCGCGACGCTGACGGTCATGCCCGAGCTTGGACATTTCCCGATGTCGGAGCACACGCAGGCGTTCCGGCCCTATTTCATGGATGCACTGAAGCGGATCGGCTGA
- a CDS encoding dioxygenase — protein MRNVTIDTVTDAVIDSLGRHGEISPRQREIMTSLLKHLHGFCRDVKLQHHEFLQACDYLARAGQVCDDKRQEFILLGDILGVEVLVDMLSNPIDGSESESTVLGPFYRENPPVLPKGASTVQKHFDDEETVLVEGYVTDTEGKPLAGVTLDIWEDAPNGLYENHDPDQPEYNLRGRFETDEDGHFVLRAVRPVPYPIPDNETAGELIRYMGHHPNRPGHLHFILAKDGYRTLVSQVFDADSPWLDEDSVFAVKNSLVAKFEKGRPGDDTDLYVRFDFTLRPHAEEQRLAAE, from the coding sequence ATGCGCAACGTAACCATCGACACAGTCACCGACGCCGTCATCGACTCGCTTGGCAGGCATGGCGAAATCTCGCCGCGCCAGCGCGAGATCATGACGTCGCTTCTAAAGCATCTGCATGGCTTCTGCCGCGATGTGAAGCTTCAGCATCACGAGTTCCTTCAGGCCTGCGACTACCTCGCCCGGGCCGGTCAGGTGTGCGACGACAAGCGTCAGGAGTTCATCCTGCTCGGCGACATTCTGGGCGTCGAGGTTCTGGTCGACATGCTGTCGAACCCGATCGATGGCAGCGAGAGCGAATCCACCGTGCTCGGGCCGTTCTATCGCGAAAACCCGCCGGTGCTGCCCAAGGGCGCGTCGACCGTGCAGAAGCATTTCGACGATGAGGAAACCGTTCTCGTCGAAGGCTATGTCACCGACACGGAAGGCAAGCCGCTTGCGGGCGTGACTCTCGACATCTGGGAAGATGCGCCGAACGGCCTTTACGAGAACCACGACCCGGACCAGCCCGAATACAATCTGCGCGGCCGCTTCGAGACCGATGAAGATGGTCATTTCGTTCTGCGCGCCGTGCGTCCCGTGCCCTACCCGATCCCGGACAACGAAACCGCCGGCGAGCTCATCCGCTACATGGGCCATCACCCCAACCGGCCGGGGCACCTCCACTTCATCCTCGCCAAGGATGGCTATCGCACGCTGGTCAGCCAGGTCTTCGACGCCGACAGCCCGTGGCTGGACGAAGACTCCGTGTTCGCGGTCAAGAATAGCCTTGTCGCGAAGTTCGAGAAGGGTCGGCCGGGCGATGACACCGACCTCTACGTCCGCTTCGACTTCACGCTGCGGCCGCACGCCGAAGAGCAGAGGTTGGCAGCCGAATAA
- a CDS encoding LysR family transcriptional regulator, which produces MNLKQIEYFIALAEELHFGRAAERLGMAQPPLSRQIQQIEADLGAQLINRGRNAISLTQAGERFYERGSALLAELGDIRLEIRRIGQGAEGRLRIGFVGSATYGMLPTILKSFRASWPEVNLSLAPMNNAQLQRSLIRRDIDIAIARPALNDSEIVTRKLIDEPLVLAAPDALITTPGPVSLPELGGVSYILYPEYPRPSFADVVIEACESVGADISRRVFTMDFQTAIALVSVGEGVALVPASVGTAQRHGVRYHEIAGLKVRTGISVNHRIDEQGIHVHNFVTLAQKVARKLV; this is translated from the coding sequence ATGAACCTGAAGCAGATCGAGTATTTCATCGCCCTTGCCGAGGAGCTGCATTTCGGCCGTGCCGCCGAACGGCTGGGCATGGCGCAGCCGCCGCTGTCGCGACAGATCCAGCAGATCGAGGCCGATCTCGGGGCACAGCTCATCAACCGTGGCCGCAACGCCATTTCGCTGACGCAGGCCGGCGAGCGCTTCTATGAACGCGGCTCGGCCCTGCTGGCGGAGCTTGGCGACATCAGGCTGGAGATCCGGCGCATCGGACAGGGCGCGGAAGGGCGCCTGCGCATCGGCTTCGTCGGCTCGGCAACCTACGGCATGCTGCCGACGATCCTGAAGTCGTTCCGCGCCTCATGGCCGGAGGTGAACCTGTCGCTGGCGCCGATGAACAACGCCCAGCTCCAGCGCTCGCTGATCAGGCGCGACATCGACATCGCCATCGCGCGCCCGGCGCTGAACGACAGCGAGATCGTCACCCGCAAGCTTATAGACGAGCCGCTGGTGCTGGCCGCGCCCGATGCGCTGATCACCACGCCGGGCCCGGTTTCGCTGCCGGAGCTTGGGGGCGTCTCTTACATTCTCTATCCGGAATATCCGCGCCCCTCGTTTGCCGATGTGGTGATCGAGGCCTGCGAAAGCGTAGGCGCCGACATTTCACGCCGGGTTTTCACCATGGATTTCCAGACGGCGATCGCGCTGGTTTCGGTGGGTGAGGGGGTGGCGCTGGTGCCGGCCTCGGTTGGCACCGCGCAGCGTCATGGCGTGCGCTATCACGAGATTGCGGGGCTGAAGGTTCGCACCGGCATTTCCGTCAATCACCGCATCGACGAGCAGGGCATCCACGTCCACAATTTCGTGACGCTGGCGCAGAAAGTAGCGCGCAAGCTGGTCTGA
- a CDS encoding muconate/chloromuconate family cycloisomerase: protein MTTIDHIESIIIDVPTVRGHVLSMTTMMTQSVVLVHVRFSDGSEGWGEGASIGGLSYGPESVESIKLAVDSYIAPMLLGKDADRIAAASGLMARAVKGNHAARAAVETALWDGLARRLGTSVAQLFGGRIHERLPVAWTLASGNSDTDIAEAEQMLSERRHRDFKLKIGERKVKDDLAHVASIARAVGDRGTIRVDVNQAWSLTEARYGVKGLQEIGCVLVEQPVPRERLDGLRALTQGYEIAIMADEVLQGPADAMRVACERAADVFAVKVCQSGGLLPAAEVIAIARAAGIGLYGGTMLESGLGTAAAVQLFSTVPELAWGTELFGPLLLTEEILAEPLDYRDFSVAVPTGPGIGTMPDPDKVKFYRRDRSDSLRAVGAP, encoded by the coding sequence GTGACCACCATTGATCATATCGAAAGCATCATTATCGACGTGCCGACCGTGCGCGGTCATGTCCTGTCGATGACGACGATGATGACCCAGTCGGTCGTTCTCGTGCATGTCCGCTTTTCGGATGGATCGGAAGGCTGGGGCGAAGGCGCTTCGATCGGCGGCCTCTCCTACGGTCCCGAAAGCGTGGAAAGCATCAAGCTTGCCGTCGACAGCTACATCGCGCCGATGCTGCTCGGAAAGGACGCCGACCGCATCGCGGCGGCTTCCGGGTTGATGGCGCGCGCGGTGAAGGGCAACCATGCGGCCCGCGCGGCGGTGGAAACGGCGTTGTGGGACGGGCTTGCGCGCCGGCTCGGCACATCGGTGGCGCAGCTTTTCGGCGGCCGCATCCATGAGCGGCTGCCGGTGGCGTGGACGCTTGCCTCCGGCAACAGCGATACCGACATCGCCGAGGCCGAACAGATGCTTTCCGAACGCCGGCATCGCGATTTCAAGCTCAAGATCGGCGAGCGCAAGGTGAAGGACGACCTCGCCCATGTCGCCTCCATCGCTCGCGCCGTCGGCGACCGCGGCACCATCCGCGTCGACGTCAATCAGGCGTGGAGCCTGACCGAGGCCCGCTACGGCGTAAAAGGATTGCAGGAAATCGGCTGCGTGCTGGTCGAACAGCCGGTGCCGCGCGAACGCCTCGACGGTCTGCGCGCCCTCACACAGGGCTACGAGATCGCCATCATGGCCGATGAGGTGCTGCAGGGCCCGGCGGATGCCATGCGCGTCGCCTGCGAGCGCGCCGCCGATGTGTTCGCTGTCAAGGTGTGCCAGTCCGGCGGGCTGCTGCCGGCCGCCGAGGTCATCGCCATTGCGCGCGCCGCCGGCATCGGCCTCTATGGCGGCACCATGCTGGAAAGCGGGCTCGGAACCGCCGCTGCCGTGCAGCTCTTCTCCACCGTGCCGGAGCTGGCATGGGGCACGGAGCTGTTCGGCCCGCTGCTTCTGACCGAGGAAATCCTCGCTGAGCCGCTGGATTATCGCGACTTCTCCGTCGCGGTCCCCACGGGTCCCGGCATCGGAACCATGCCCGATCCGGACAAGGTGAAATTCTATCGCCGCGACCGCAGCGACAGCCTGCGCGCCGTCGGAGCGCCCTGA